The region CTAGACTTTTCGTGCTCATTTCAAGAAAACTTGCACTTATAGTTGACAAATACTGGACAGCATGTATAATTACTCGCCTTATGCATGAAAAACCAGTCTCAAGGAGGAGGCGAAGATGACAAAGAAAGTCGTAGCGGTCGTTTGTCTCACTCTTTTCTTCCTGGGTTCTTCGGTGAGGTCCGAGCACATGCAGACGGCCACATCGAAGGATATTGTGGATACAGCCGTGGAGGCCGGTACATTCAAGTCCTTGGCTACGGCGTTAAAAGCAGCCGGCTTGGTTGAGACCCTCAAGGGGAGGGGACCTTTCACGGTGTTCGCTCCAAATGATGAGGCTTTCGCAAAGCTTCCACCCGGAACCCTGGATGATCTACTGAAACCGGAGAACAAGAGTCGGCTCACGAAGATACTCACCTATCACGTTGTAGCGGGCAAGCTCATGGCGGCGGATGTGGTCAAGCTCAGATCGGTGAAGACACTGAGCGGAGATGAGCTGCAGATTCAAAGCATGCAAGGCAGGGTCATAGTAGGGGGCGCTCGAGTGATCAAGACGGACATCGTGGCAAGTAATGGCGTTATCCACGTCATTGATACTGTGCTCTTGCCGAAAAACTATTGATGGAAGGAGGAGCTTATGAGGAGCCCGCTAGATACAATCGCGTTAGTTTTGATAATCGTTGGCGCGTTGAACTGGGGATTGTGGGGCATCTTCCAATTCGATCTCGTGGCGGCGATCTTCGGAGGGAATACTGCCTTTCTGAGCCGGGTCATCTATACTGTAGTCGGCTTGGCTGGGATTTACAGTCTGACGCTACTCGCGAAGGGGGCAAAAAGTGGGGCGTAAGCCAGGACCTAGCTGAAGTAGGGATCTGTTCATTTGCTAGGACGATCATCACTGGCAGGGCGGGGTAATCCTGCGCCACGCCTCCAGGATCGCCAGCTTCTGATTCGCGGGGTAACTTCCTCGGAAATTATGGCGGGGAGTTGCCCCGCGCGCAAAGGTCTTGGGAGATCCATGAGCGCTGCACTCAAGGAGAAGCTGTTGGGCTTCAGCTTCCATGAGCTAATCGCCCTGGGAATCTTCCTGGGAATATGCTTCGCGGTCGCTGGCATCGGATCATGGTTCACGACTCCCCAGATTGAGGGGTGGTACGCTTCGCTGCGTAAACCCGGATGGACGCCTCCGAATTGGGTTTTCGGCCCTGTTTGGTCAGCGCTCTATACGAGCATGGCCGTGGCCGCGTGGCTCGTGTGGCGGAGGCACGGGTGGGGCTGGGAGCTTGCGCTCTTCGGCGTGCAGCTTGCGCTCAACATGGCCTGGTCGGCGATCTTCTTCGGGCTCCGCAATCCGGGGGCCGCGCTGGTTGAGATCTTTGCGCTCTGGGTCATGATCTTAGCAACGATGCTCTCCTTCTGGCGCATTTCTTCGACGGCTGGCTGGCTCA is a window of Blastocatellia bacterium DNA encoding:
- a CDS encoding fasciclin domain-containing protein, whose product is MQTATSKDIVDTAVEAGTFKSLATALKAAGLVETLKGRGPFTVFAPNDEAFAKLPPGTLDDLLKPENKSRLTKILTYHVVAGKLMAADVVKLRSVKTLSGDELQIQSMQGRVIVGGARVIKTDIVASNGVIHVIDTVLLPKNY
- a CDS encoding DUF378 domain-containing protein, whose protein sequence is MRSPLDTIALVLIIVGALNWGLWGIFQFDLVAAIFGGNTAFLSRVIYTVVGLAGIYSLTLLAKGAKSGA
- a CDS encoding tryptophan-rich sensory protein, whose amino-acid sequence is MSAALKEKLLGFSFHELIALGIFLGICFAVAGIGSWFTTPQIEGWYASLRKPGWTPPNWVFGPVWSALYTSMAVAAWLVWRRHGWGWELALFGVQLALNMAWSAIFFGLRNPGAALVEIFALWVMILATMLSFWRISSTAGWLMVPYLGWVSFAAVLNFVIWRMNQ